A DNA window from Mytilus edulis chromosome 14, xbMytEdul2.2, whole genome shotgun sequence contains the following coding sequences:
- the LOC139503778 gene encoding asialoglycoprotein receptor 1-like has translation MSKIWCLVAVFVTICHLANAGKLTRQCMASKGKCTRNKDSTCESNFGSGWEGKGSCCRGRQCCVFQCEDIPTDSIKDGSVIVTERNTGSTANFSCDAGLELVGRQSIICTASGWNGNIPQCINIVCPETVAFFRGSKYIFRCSGARWAMAETICIANGGHLTSVETGDENAFLLDVIALIRNKQLIGNANFWIGLKYNDNAMSYTWLDGKPLNYSNWYQGPPQQPDRKQIGGTAGANCGLIHQDYAFYWGDENCFQSFKSVCEIRLT, from the exons ATGTCAAAAATATGGTGTTTGGTAGCTGTCTTTGTCACCATATGTCACCTGGCAAATGCAGGAA AGCTTACTAGGCAATGTATGGCATCAAAGGGAAAATGCACCCGAAATAAAGATTCCACTTGTGAAAGCAATTTTGGTTCAGGATGGGAAGGAAAGGGAAGCTGTTGTCGGGGGAGACAGTGTTGTGTGT TTCAGTGTGAAGATATTCCAACCGACAGTATAAAAGATGGTTCAGTCATTGTAACGGAAAGAAATACTGGCTCCACGGCAAATTTTTCCTGTGACGCAGGACTTGAACTGGTTGGAAGACAATCTATTATCTGCACAGCTTCAGGTTGGAATGGGAATATTCCACAATGTA taAACATAGTATGCCCCGAGACGGTTGCCTTCTTTCGTGGTTCGAAGTACATATTCAGATGTAGTGGAGCACGTTGGGCTATGGCTGAG ACTATCTGCATCGCCAATGGTGGTCATTTAACTTCTGTTGAAACTGGTGACGAAAACGCTTTTTTATTAGATGTTATTGCATTAATTCGGAACAAACAGCTCATAGGAAATG CAAATTTTTGGATTGGCCTTAAATACAATGACAATGCAATGTCATATACATGGCTGGATGGTAAACCACTTAACTACAGTAACTGGTACCAAGGACCACCACAGCAACCAGATAGAAAACAGATTGGTGGTACAGCAGGTGCAAACTGTGGTTTGATACATCAAGACTATGCTTTCTACTGGGGTGACGAAAATtgttttcaaagttttaaatcCGTTTGTGAAATTCG ATTGACATAA